A region from the Fundulus heteroclitus isolate FHET01 chromosome 22, MU-UCD_Fhet_4.1, whole genome shotgun sequence genome encodes:
- the abcg8 gene encoding ATP-binding cassette sub-family G member 8, producing the protein MEPESALRHKNSYSQHADTELFSSEEDSSLYFTYSGDANQLEVTNLRYEVDTAAQIPWYEKLSEFKLPWELKGDKQTAINNLSLRVRSGQMLAVIGSSGCGKTSLLDIITCRDEGGTMTAGQVLINGKPNTPQLVKRSVAHVRQDDRLLPHLTVRETLSFVAKLRLPTHFTQAQRDQRVDDVIAELRLRQCAHTRVGNDYVRGVSGGERRRVSIAVQLLWNPGILILDEPTSGLDSFTAHNLVITLSRLAKGNRLILLSVHQPRSDIFQLFDLVVLLSSGSAVYFGAARDMVPYFTALGYPCPRYCNPSDFYVDLISIDRRSPELEAECLERSRLLSVQFKEKVQNTDDHMWKPAESSAAHTESPQQPSRSREEVVTVSKESNKLPGDLQQFTTLIRRHMYNDFRDLVSLLVRGFEALLMSLLVGFLYYGAGEERLNIQDTVALLYMIGALTPFAVVLDVIAKCHTERAMLYHELEDGMYSVTSYFFAKVLGELPEHCVFTLVYGLPIYWLAGLNEAPDRFLLFFLLVWLMVYGSRAMALFVAAALPTLQTSAFMGNALFTVFYLTGGFVISLENMWLVASWLSYASFMRWGFDGMLQVQFRDNKYPVTVGNFTFNVDGIHVVEAMKLNQYPLFSCYLVLVAVCFGFMVLYYVSLKFIKQKSSQDW; encoded by the exons ATGGAGCCAGAGAGCGCTCTCAGACACAAAAACAGCTATTCACAG CACGCAGACACCGAGCTGTTCTCGTCTGAGGAGGACAGCAGTCTCTACTTCACCTACAGCGGCGACGCCAACCAGCTGGAGGTCACCAACCTGCGCTACGAG GTGGACACGGCGGCTCAGATCCCCTGGTACGAGAAGCTGTCCGAGTTCAAGTTGCCCTGGGAGCTGAAAGGCGACAAGCAGACGGCCATCAACAACCTGAGCCTGCGCGTCCGCAGCGGACAGATGCTGGCCGTCATCGGCAGCTCAG GCTGCGGGAAGACGTCCTTGCTGGATATCATCACATGTCGGGACGAGGGCGGCACGATGACCGCCGGCCAGGTCCTGATCAACGGGAAGCCCAACACGCCGCAGCTGGTGAAGAGGAGCGTCGCTCACGTGCGGCAGGACGACCGGCTCCTTCCCCACCTCACCGTGCGGGAGACGCTCAGCTTCGTGGCCAAACTCAGACTCCCCACTCACTTCACACAGGCCCAGAGGGACCAGAGG gtggaCGATGTGATCGCAGAGCTGCGGCTGAGGCAGTGTGCGCACACCAGGGTGGGAAACGACTACGTGAGGGGAGTCtctggaggagagaggaggagagtcaGCATAGCTGTGCAGCTTCTCTGGAACCCCG GTATCTTAATCCTGGACGAGCCCACCTCAGGTCTGGACAGCTTCACAGCCCACAACCTGGTCATCACCCTGTCCCGCCTCGCCAAGGGCAACCGCCTCATCCTGCTGTCGGTCCACCAGCCTCGCTCAGACATCTTCCAGCTCTTTGACCTCGTGGTGCTGCTATCTTCAGGCTCGGCGGTGTACTTTGGTGCAGCTCGCGACATGGTTCCCTATTTCACTGCCCTCGGGTACCCCTGCCCACGGTACTGCAATCCCTCCGACTTCTATG TGGATCTGATCAGCATAGACCGCCGCAGTCCTGAGCTGGAGGCTGAGTGTCTGGAGCGGTCCAGGCTTTTATCTGTGCAGTTCAAGGAAAAGGTTCAAAACACGGACGACCACATGTGGAAACCTGCTGAATCCAGTGCGGCCCATACAGAGAG CCCTCAGCAGCCAAgcagaagcagagaggaagTCGTCACTGTTTCTAAGGAAAGCAACAAGCTGCCTGGAGATCTGCAGCAGTTTACCACCCTCATCAG gcggCACATGTACAATGACTTCAGAGACCTGGTCTCCTTGTTGGTCCGTGGCTTCGAGGCGCTGCTCATGTCGCTGCTGGTGGGCTTTCTGTACTACGGGGCCGGCGAGGAGCGGCTCAACATCCAAGACACGGTGGCCCTCCTCTACATGATCGGGGCCCTCACGCCGTTCGCTGTGGTGCTGGACGTCATAGCTAAAT GTCACACGGAGAGGGCCATGCTCTACCACGAGCTGGAGGACGGCATGTACTCCGTCACCTCGTACTTCTTTGCCAAG GTCTTGGGCGAGCTACCGGAGCACTGCGTGTTCACCCTGGTCTACGGTCTGCCCATCTACTGGCTGGCCGGCCTGAACGAGGCGCCGGACCGCTTCCTGCTCTTCTTCCTGCTGGTGTGGCTGATGGTCTACGGCAGCCGAGCCATGGCTCTGTTCGTGGCCGCCGCGCTGCCCACCCTGCAGACCTCGGCCTTCATGGGCAACGCCTTGTTCACGGTCTTCTACCTGACCGGAGGCTTCGTCATCAGCCTGGAGAACATGTGGCTGG TGGCCTCGTGGCTCTCCTACGCCTCCTTCATGCGCTGGGGCTTCGATGGCATGCTGCAGGTGCAGTTCAGGGACAACAAGTACCCGGTGACAGTGGGCAACTTCACGTTCAACGTCGACGGCATACAC GTGGTGGAGGCCATGAAACTGAACCAGTACCCCCTGTTCTCCTGCTACCTGGTGCTGGTGGCAGTGTGCTTCGGCTTCATGGTGCTCTATTACGTCAGCCTGAAGTTCATCAAACAGAAGTCCAGCCAGGACTGGTGA